The genomic window CCCGGCGTGCTGGCGATGATCCACTACCGCATGGCGCACCCGCTGTACAAGCTGGGCCTGACCTTGCTGGCACGCATCGTCGCCGAACGGGCGCATGCACAGACCGGGATCGACATTCACCCGGGCGCGCAGATCGGCGCCGGGTTTTTCATCGACCATGGGACGGGTGTCGTGATCGGCGAGACGGCCGTCATCGGCGAACGCGTGCGTCTTTATCAGGCGGTCACCTTGGGGGCCAAACGCTTTCCGACCGATGGCGCAGGGCATCTCAAGAAAGGCTTGCCACGGCATCCGGTGCTCGAGGACGAGGTCGTCATCTACGCCGGCGCGACCATCCTCGGGCGGGTGACGATCGGCAAGGGCGCGACCATCGGTGGCAACGTGTGGGTGACGCAAGACGTCCCACCGGGCTGCAGCTTGACGCAGGCGCAATCCCGAGAAGTTACGCGTGAACCGAACGTCGCGCCTCCCGGACTCGTCACGAGCTGAAACGAAATTTTCGGGGAGGTGCGGCGTCGCGGGGGGAGGTTCACAATAACTTCCATGAACGCACACACCG from Variovorax sp. PAMC28562 includes these protein-coding regions:
- the epsC gene encoding serine O-acetyltransferase EpsC, yielding MAGFQVDEIVSGLHQVRRNWRESQKRSQEGGERELPSRDVMAEVVEALTGALFPMRLGPTDLRQESEDFYVAHTLDAALHQLHAQATLELRHTRRHSAAELAELSADAQERVRAFAAELPGIRTLLDTDVMAAFHGDPAARSVDEVLLCYPGVLAMIHYRMAHPLYKLGLTLLARIVAERAHAQTGIDIHPGAQIGAGFFIDHGTGVVIGETAVIGERVRLYQAVTLGAKRFPTDGAGHLKKGLPRHPVLEDEVVIYAGATILGRVTIGKGATIGGNVWVTQDVPPGCSLTQAQSREVTREPNVAPPGLVTS